TGTTCATATTAAATAGTTCAGATTTCTGTTTATCTGTAATTTGGACACACAAAACTCTCATTTGATTTCCTTGCATAtctatcagatttttttttctacatttttttgaagactgattaaaatcacatcatattcatatttttttttttgctgttgtaaCACAAAGAAAGGTCATTATTCACTTTTAAAGAACTTGTTGCATTGTATTTAAACATCTCCTGCAATGTCTTCACTGTTATATTTAATGTTAAACCTGTGTCAATGGAAATAACattgagaaaaactaaaacaaaccatGAAAGTGTTGGGAGGCAAGAATCTCACTTCCGTTCCTAACATGAGATGGCAAACTATACTCAGACATTTAttagaaaatgtattagaaaattaaatagtttttaaGGTGTGCTGCAGACGTGCCTGTTCCTGTTCTACAAATATGGCTTAAGGTAATGACCTGTTTGTCCAGGTCACCCTCTATCACCTGCTGAAGCTCTTCCAGTCTGATTCCAGCGCGATGCCCAAGAAGACGGTGGTCTCTGAGTTCTATGATGAGATGGTAAGGCCATGGTCAATACATCTGGCACGCTGCAGACACATGTACCACCCAGTGAACAAAGTATAATCTTTTCTTCAGGTTGGCAAAATGAGATCTTGTTGTTTTTAGTGCTTGTGACATCGAGAACACTGGTATTAAGCTAACATTAAGGCTTTTTCAGCTGCAGTTCTGTCGTTTTGTTTGGAATAAGAAGCCATAATCACATTTATCATCTTCATGTTTGTTGCAAGACAAGAAAAACTCTTAAGAGTTATAACCCACTTTGAATTAGATACAGCACCTTATATTTTTTCTCACAACAACGTCTGTGTGTCAGATCTTTCAGGATCCAACTGCAATGATGCAGCAGCTACTGACAACATCAAGACAGCTGACCCTGGGAGCCTACAAGCACGAGACAGAGTGTAAGTTACTGTGATGGGGGAATGACACGGACCCAGCATTTTTGTGTGCTGCACATTTTGGGGTTAAAAAGGTGTGACTTGCTTGGAAAGCTTAGCCTTATCCAGCCTGACTTGTTGGATTTAGCTGGAATATGCCATTTAACCCTTAATcttattaatttgttaaatataccttaataattattttcagcTGTCAAGTAGCTGGAGATTTCATTattactttcatatttaagacaGTTGTGTGCAACGTTTATAAACTTCAGAGGGTTGACTTGTTCAGCTAGTGGTTTTGAAGAGTGACTAAGAATTCAGTAGGACTGAGATGCTTGTTTGTTCTACAAATTCAGTGACAAGCAGCAAAATGATTTACTTATACATCCTCTTCCATTATTCAcctaaaaacattttgttttatgaaaattAGATGTATCCATCAATACTTTCATCTTCATAATAAcgtatataaaaacacacacacaccgtgtATTGGGACATAACTGATCTGTTGGTGTGATTCCTAATTTGATGGGTCATTGTGCTGTAGTTGCAGAGCTTGAGCTGAAAACAAAGGAGAAGCTGGAATCGGCGAAGAAGAAGACCAGTCTGGAGATCACAGAGCTTAAGGAGCGACTGAAAGCCAGCAGAGAGACCATCAACTTCTTGAAGAGCGAGATCCGcaagctggaggaggaggaccAGATCAAAGACACCTGAGCAGCACTGCAGTGGGTTGATGAACTTGGGTGTCTGGAGCCGCTGAGGACATGAACTCGGCTCCGCGGTGGTGCTGCTCCTCAGCCGTCCGGCAGTGGCAAGCTGTCTGGCATCCCCACGCACACACAATCCTCAGTACACTTAATAACACCACGTAAAACTGTCCAATTCCCAGTGTGAAGAACCAGTGCAGTGAAATGCTGTCTATTCACTTGATTAAAGTTATTGTCATGGATGCAGTAGAACTGTTTGAAGGCAATGGGTTTGACCAGTCATGCCAGTTGCAACTGAACATGATTGTTTTATGCAATTGATGCTCAATGTGTCCCGGGGGGGTTTATTTAGTGAATTGTTTTGTGTGTACATTTTATGTACTTGATATACTTTTTAACAAGAAAATGTCCTGCAGGATTGTGTGTTGTTCCTTTTGTTTATTGTAgtgtaaaaaatatgttttgcctttttttttatgtattctttacattttgtttaatacatattcTCTCGGGGGAAAGGTTGCTGTTGTCAGTTGTAGGAGAACAGTGCTTGGCTGTGGGTTAGATTTAGCAATACTGCTGTACAAGTAGAGCAAGTGAACGAGCTCTGGAAGTTTTTTATAGGACATTTTCTTCATGTGCGTTTGTACAGCTGGTTAAGTGTAGTCCTTATAGTTATCGGTTAATGATACAGGGAATAGGATTGCAGTGGCTGTGCAAAGAATAAGCATCAGTGTGTATGATTTCTTTGATGCCTGTTTACCTAATGCAGTGTATTTTCGCATGTTATATAGAACATTGCATTAGTGCAGCTGTCTGTTCATAAGCCAGCACATTTTTTGAGCTGAAGCGGGGACAGGTTCCATTTTTCATGGGTCAAGCTCAGATTCACACACAGGCTGAGTTTGAACACTAGAGGTCAGGGTTATTTTGTACCTCAGGCCTTCCCAAGAACACCTGAGGAAGTTTGGCCATGCTGATTGCCTCTCAGTATTCCTGGCTGTTTTGTCATTATCTTGTAGCTGTTTACTTATTCTTTAGCTCTGTTTCTTCTGTGTGACGTGACTGACATTTTCAGGTCTCTGACTGAAGGCTGGGTTGAATGCTCATACGCTTACTCCTGAATTTTTAGAGGGTATTTCAATTGGTTTCTAAATTGAGGACCACtggttttattttccttgttttaagcagagtttttcttgtttttgtgagGTTTCAAACCCCTTTTATGTAGCAAAGAAACAATCTGAGTGCAGAAATAAATGGGGGACTATTACCATAGTGTGTGGAAATATGTTAAGCTAGCTGTTCCCTGTGGTTTCATTTTGATGGTTCCCCTGCAAATGCCTCCCTCACCTGTCCCTGCTTGTTTGAGTTCAGTAGCATTAGTGTTGGGATAAACCACTTGGTTAAAGCTCATAACAATCGTATATTCATAATATATTCATTGCCCTATTCATTCCTTCCAGTGGTTTATTGAAAAACACTGCAAGCGATTATTGGCCAGTATAAACtagcactatttacatttgtacgtTTGTAGAAAGCCGTAGATAGTAATGTTTAGTGCCTCTGAATAAGGTAGAGGTGGCTAAATAGAGCAGGAACTTAAACTATATACAGCTTTTACTATAAATAATACAGAACATGGCATGAGAGAAATAACAAAAATTGAACACCTGGGGTTTATCAATACTAAAATTAAATGCGAGTTTATACCCTCCCTATAAAAGAGCCAAGCTTAAGATAATGATAGTCATTGGAATCACATTTGTATGGCAGTTGCTCTATGTGGGGGCATGTTTTGGTGATCTGTTTTAACACGTGTTACAATTTGAAAGTGGAGCTCGAGGTAACCCGGCCTCAGGCCTCTCCTGCCTTTTCAGAGCTGGCTGGACATGCCAGTGATGTCACTGAAACGTGCTGCTGCGAGTGGGATGCAATGACATCACCCTGCCGTATAAACGAGAGGTCGCTGCCTGCAATGGGGTGGTGTGTGGAAAGAGTGTTGTCTCACAAAAGGCATAAcatttcaacaacaaaaaagaataTCAGACATGAGCTCATCAACATTGTCATATTCTTTTTTAACACATGTTGTGTAATTGTTTAAATGGCAGAGGCTTGCTGTTTCCTACTGAATTAATCCTCCaagaaatttaaaacaaatatgcttATATAATCTACCCTGCCAAAGCCAACAGTATTCACTGCCCTACATAACCAACAGCACAATTATGAATATACCACTTACaacaacatttatttgtattgatcaatttctttacttaaaaaaaaaaaaagatgtacgAATGTGGTTTGGACCTTTTCAGTCCTGCAAATGCATTGTTGTGCATCCTTCACTTGGTAGAGTGAACTCTTTGtgcttgagaaaaaaaaagcaatgataAGAAGACAATTCATGCTGCTTAACACATGAAATTGTAAATGCACCAAAACACAACTGCTTTAATGTCATTATATAAACAGAACATTCAATGTCAACCAAACTACAGTTGTTGAGCTATTTATAGCAATAACATTGAAAAAACAACTTACACAGTTCTGCATCACCTATGTCATACCTTCTGGAAAATAGCCAGCAAACAAATTACCATTGGAGGGGTATTTGTGAATGTTTATTCAAACTGCTGTTTTCTTATGATAAAATTTGCATTTGACATGGAGGTACAAGTGACTTATCCCTTAACTAGCAATGCTGTTTGGTACTGCAGGGCTCCTCTTTGTCAGGGCAGTGGGTTGAAAGCCAGGGTTTCTGGTTCTCCCTGTGCTGGCAGTCTTCTACCACTAGGtggttaagaaaataaaaagaaacgtGACCATCTATTCCTGAAGATGATGAATACAGTCATGGAGGGAGTCTGACTTATGGTTATGCTTATGGTAGCACCCTCCCACCCCTCCcttccaaaagaaaaacaacaacttgacCTGTCTCTGACCTGCCTGCTGTTAAAAGTCAATATTAAATGGGGCACATGCATTCCAAGCATCTGCGCAGCATCTTTACTTATTTAACTCTCCCTGTAGTTTGACATGCTGGTCtaaccaccccccacccctgtcACTGCCTGACCTTAACTTTGCCCCATTGAGATGTTACAGAATCATCTTTTAATGGACGTTTATAGTAAAATGCTTGTAAAAGAGTAATTTCTGTTGCTTTGTTTGTGAAAGTTAAGACCATTTTGTTCAATCCAAGCATTTGTTGTTCCTTTCGTAGCTGAACCATGATGACTTCCAGTTGGTTGCCGAAATATTTCACATGAAAGGCATTGCCAGCACTAACCTTCACCTGATTCATTCGTTTTGCAACTTTTAAAAGAGTGCACCTGGGGAAATAGTAAGGTTTTGGACAGTGAAGCACAAgactaaaatatgaaaaaacatcagttatatttaaatgattgcaTAATAAGAAAGGCTGCAATTAAGGCTGCAGCCATGATGTCATCTTAGTGCAGGTTGGTTTATGCGCAGCTGTGAAACaaactttaattttatttcatgtgtttatttttccatctcAGTCCTAGCACTCATCAGTCATAGCGGAAACACTGACCTATTTTAATTCTGCAGCAGAGAAAACCATCCCTTTTCCAACTTTATTAGCATTCATACCTCTAGTCAAGCCACACTTTTTCTTCAGGTTTTGGCATATGCAGCCCTTTTTGCTAAAGGATGAAGCACATTGTTTGTAACAAATAAGGACAGTGAAATGAAAGCAACAATACAGATTCGTATTACATTATTCTGTTTGGTTTTACTTTTGATTCCAAATTCCTTGaatctttattttatgaataagaCGACTCAGTATAATTTTCTTCAAAATGTTCACACTGGTAACTTTTCTTAGATTTCAGTTATGTAGGGCATATATGTGGAAATCCAGTTTTCAGCACCTTTTATAaaccacaaacatttaaaacagaaaacgTGGTGCCACATGTTGCTAGGAGAGGTGTGTGGGTGTTCAGTTCTCTTCAGTGACTTTCTTCTGAAGAAAGCAGGACgaagtattgtattttcaatagATTGCAAATAGAAACACAAACCTTTAAATGTTTCTTGTTTCCCATTGAGTCCTGGCTGAACACTCTCTCCCACTCTTTCCCTCAAAGAAGCTAGTTATAATTTTGACCCCCTTTGAGGCTTTGAAATTTTACAGGATCCAACACCaccccaaatatatatatatatatatatatatacttacctaaaaataaatgcacatgcTACCACAGTAGTTTAGTACTTGTACGTTTCATTTCATTACTAACATCCTGATACTTTGAAGATGATAACTTTCATTCAAAAGTGTATAATCTTCGGGCTGCTATCTATCTGTTGGAAGCTTCCCGAAAAAGATTTTCCATAGATTTCTGATCTGTTGGAATCTCTTGTAGTGACTTAAGATGGTTAGAAACCACTGGGGTACTCCTACAGTGATTGTGATAAACTTGTATGATGTAAATTTCCAAACTGATTAGGCTGTGAACAAAGTAAAATGATTGTGACCATTGTTGTAACACCTGGTGATGTGTAGCGCTGTACTTTCTCAAACCCCAGTACAAGGACCTCAACAGCCGTCACCACAGAGCATTTAAAACATCACAACAGAGATTTATACTTGCAAATGTTCAAAACCCCTACCATAACAGATGCATTTCACTatagtatgttttgtatttgcattttcaatTTTGCCTAGGTTTGCCTACCAATTGTTAAGGCTAATGATAATTTAATAGCCTATAGTCCTACCCAatgccaaaatgtaaaactaTTCTAAATCTTTGACCTGTCCATTTAGGTCTATACATTAGTGACACAATGCCAATGCTAATGTAACAACTAGCTAATCCCTAGCCCAATACAAATCCTAAACCAGTCCTAAGCCTTAAACATTAGTGTAATGCACAGTTGAGGTCAGGTTAGGATTAGTGTTATATTACACAACATATCTTGACTTTCATTAGTTACGGCTGTGTTTCTTCTGGCTAAAGTGAGATGAGATGGGTAAAGATTGGATGAACTTTCATATTGTGGTGTTGGCTAAGGTTGGGGTTCTGAATTACTGTTAGGACTAACTATAACCCAACACAAATCGgatttttccatttaattccAACACAGTTTTGCTTGGTTGGGTTATGGTTAGCATTAGTTTCCAGCATTTCCAGAAATccctataagaacataagaaagtgtacaatcgagaggaggccatttgacccatcgtgctcgtttggtgtccattaataactaagtgatccaaggatcctatccagtctatttttaaatgttcccaaattttcatcttcagccacatcgctggggagtttgttcagattgtgacgcctctctgtgtaaagaagtgtctcctgttttctgtcttgaatgccttgaagcccaatttccatttgtgtccccgggtgcgtgtgtccctgctgatctggaaaagctcctctggtttgatgtggtcgatgcctttcatgattttgaagacttgaatcaagtccccacgtagtctcctctgttccagggtgaaaaggttcagttccctcagtctctcagtaggacattcccttcagacctggaataagtctggttgctctcctctgaactgcctctagagcagcgatatctttcttgaagtgtggagcctatacctcttatcttgtgtataaatgtcatcccatGCAGAGAATTGTCAGGATTTATAAATTCTTCAGTTACCAGCAACATTTCAGAACACTAAATGGGACTGGTGCAAGTTTCACAGGATGTACCtttgttaaatgtaatgaatttaGTGAATATATTAGTTCAATTATCCTGACATTTataattgtgatttataaacaaTAGGTGAAGAGTGGATTTGTTGGGGTAGCatcattgttgttttgttggcaGGAACTGGGGTTCTGCTCTTCTTAGGGCTATTAATCAGATAATAGACAGAACCCCAACCCTAGCCAACAccaatatttgaaaatatttcaaaCTGTTAGATCCAATTATCTTcatcataacataacataacatagaCTGTGATTACCCAATAGTGCGCTCGTTATATTTCGACATGATGGCTGAGATGCATTATTGATTAAAAACAAGGAATTACATAACAGCCTTGTATAAACCATGCCTTCATAAAACTGTTACTTTATTATACAGCATGTCTAATTTGCAATACAAATTCTAAGTCCGTACCATAGGATCACAGAGGTTGTTTCATAACAGGGGATTTGAGTACAAAGAAATTGAGTCATATTGTTATACAGCAAAGTTCAATTTTACTCAAAATGAAAGCTTATGGATTCATTTTCCATCCATTCAGATCTCTTCTACAACTTATTTTGATTGCATTGAGACATTTAAGTATCTGTGCATGCTGGGAATAACAGGAGGCATATGTGTAGGTTAATGGCATTGTGGCTCAAATTATATTAAACAACACAGACGATTATACAATGAAAAGGCAGTACAGATCGAGTCACAGCTctacagcctgcctgccctgatAAAAACTCTGTACTGCCCTAGTGACATGGTCAGTGACCATCTGACTCCAACCAAACAGCCGCTTGATCCATCCACCAATCAGGGCGATGATGGGATTAGCTGATCGCTCATTCCAGACTCATTCAGCATGATGCAAACACACTGCGTAATGGACATGGAAATAGTTGTGCTCCAACACAGTCCCTGCATGTCAGTAGTTGATTTCTACATCCATCAACGCACAACTAAGAGTAAAAGGAATCACTGAAACAGCAAATACCCCAATCAGTGAATGAGGATGTTTGGAACCAGAGGGTGGAAATGCAGTTATAGAGAAAACGTGCAGACCTTTTGTCCTTTTCCAACTTATTCTAAAATGTTCAGTGAATATGTaataacacattttctgttGCTTTTAATTGTCATtcctttgttttattgttctcACTTCTTCCCTGGAGGTACAAAACAGACAGATGCAGTGTGAGAGGGTCGACACTTTTTCAGGTTTCATCTCATGCCAGGCCAGGACAGAGGTGTAAAGCCCCGACACCATTTCTCACACCTGCATTGCACAAGTAGTTTCAGCTGCAATGTGACCCTGCCAAAGAGCACTGCCCTTTTTTGGAAAAATGACTATTGGCATACACTAGCAGATATAACTTTTGAAGACCATTGGTGTACCAGGCACATGTTATGGATCTGTTTAGTTATCCAATTATACCACAAACAGTCAGGCCAACACATTGCCTTCATTTTCTGTTTGGTCAGAAGCCCGGTTCATTACACATCAATTATCCTTGAGTGATGTAAGTGACAGTGACAGGGAATCCACTTCCCCTAATACAGATTCTATATATACATCAGGATACAATCCTTTAGACCAGGATCGCTGAAGTGCAATGCTTCGTAGTGGGATGCACCACAACATGTTCATTGAAATGTTATTGCTATTGCTTCAGgcttccagaaaaaaataataataatcatgtctCCTTTAACTTTTAATAATCTCTGCATTGCTGTTCCCTAAATATATGGACTTTATAAAGGAAACATAAGGTGGAGAATACAGCCTAGGTAAATGTGCAACATGAGCAGAAATTTCAGCTGCATGAAGTTCAGAAAAACTATGGAGGGAATGGGACTAAAGAAATCCATCAATCCTATCCAACATAAATATATGAAGCAATGCCAAATGCTCTCGTCAATCTGGTCCAGCTAAAACAATGGGAATGCAAACCCAACCCTGGCCAAACTCCATAAACCTCCAGACCGAGATTCAAATCATACAAAAGACATGGTGGTCAGAGAGCACAACTGCAACCTGTGAAACACCTATTTATGAGACTGAGAAGAAAAGGATAACTCTAAATCactatttaatatacatttagattaAGATTAAGGACAATCCTGGAGCATGGGCAATACTAACTCCAGAGTGaagatacaatttaaaaaaatcagtgcagatCAGAAAACATGATCCCCTccttaa
This Amia ocellicauda isolate fAmiCal2 chromosome 15, fAmiCal2.hap1, whole genome shotgun sequence DNA region includes the following protein-coding sequences:
- the yeats4 gene encoding YEATS domain-containing protein 4, encoding MFKRMAEFGPDSGGRVKGVTIVKPIVYGNVARYFGKKREEDGHTHQWTVYVKPYRNEDMSAYVKKIQFKLHESYGNPLRVVTKPPYEITETGWGEFEIIIKIFFIDPNERPVTLYHLLKLFQSDSSAMPKKTVVSEFYDEMIFQDPTAMMQQLLTTSRQLTLGAYKHETEFAELELKTKEKLESAKKKTSLEITELKERLKASRETINFLKSEIRKLEEEDQIKDT